A single genomic interval of Helianthus annuus cultivar XRQ/B chromosome 6, HanXRQr2.0-SUNRISE, whole genome shotgun sequence harbors:
- the LOC110887799 gene encoding uncharacterized protein LOC110887799: MFMQTLVGSARIWFNDLPAQSIRSFDDLSKGFLANFSQQRRYVKDATVIFQIKQRDDESLRAFIERNKKEGLTYVGADEKMRVAGFMNAITSKYLTRDFNKSLPKTLEEALERAEAHIRGEEAVDIKEQRKRGSGWRSNNPARKKGNFNSYDRRPKGSDPRRSEGQNPSSREKGISFTPLTKTPQEILATEEVKQNFRPPRPLPKSRKNENSTQYCEFHEEKVTTPMIASNSRKE; the protein is encoded by the coding sequence ATGTTCATGCAAACTCTTGTTGGATCCGCCAGAATCTGGTTtaacgacctacctgctcaaagcattcgaagctttgacgaCCTAAGCAAGggttttctggcaaacttctcccaacaaaggcgatatGTCAAAGACGCAACAGTGATCTTCCAGATAAAGcaacgtgatgatgaaagtcTTCGTGCGTTCATTGAACGAAACAAAAAGGAAGGTCTGACTTATGTAGGGGCGgacgagaaaatgagagtggctgGTTTTATGAATGCCATAACCTCTAAATAtctcacaagagatttcaacaaatccctgCCCAAGACCCTGGAAGAGGCTCTTGAAAGGGCCGAAGCTCACATCCGGGGAGAGGAGGCTGTAGACATtaaagaacaaaggaaaagaggatccgGCTGGCGAAGCAACAACCCAGCTAGAAAAAAGGGGAACTTCAACTCCTATGACAGACGgccaaagggttcagaccctcgaaggtcTGAAGGCCAGAACCCTTCAAGCAGAGAAAAGGGCATAAgtttcacacccctcacaaagacccctcaagaaatccttgcAACAGAAGAAGTTAAACAAAACTTTCGGCCTCCTAGGCCCctccccaaaagcagaaaaaacgAGAACTCCACCCAATACTGTGAGTTCCACGAAGAAAAAGtcaccacaccaatgattgcttccaactcaAGAAAAGAATAG